The Methanospirillum lacunae nucleotide sequence TGAAAACTTCCGGATTTACCGGGAATTCATATGAAGGGTACGAACTCTTCTTTGAAGCGGTGATAAACGATATCCTGAAACCGGCAGAGAAGATTCAGCTTAAGACTGTGAACATATTCGGCATTGTTCCCTATCAGCATGTCTTCTGGAAAGGAGATGCCAAGACCATAAAAGACCTGCTTGCACGAATTGGTGTTACCGCAAACGTGTTCCTTGGCGAATTTGACGGAACAAACCAACTCAGGAACATTCCGGCAGCAGAATATAACATCGTCCTCTCAACATGGAACGGTCACCGTGTTGCAAACCTGCTCAAAGAGAAGTTTGACACACCATTCTTGTCATTCCCATCAGTTCCCATCGGACCGAAACAGACCACAGAGTTCCTCCGGACCGTCGGAAAAGCACTCAATGTCTCTGAGAAGATTGTTAAATCCGTCATTGAATCAGAAGAGAGGCGTGTATACCGGTTCATTGAGTACGGTGGTGATGCCCATATGCTTGTCAGGCCACATCCCTTCTTTGCGGTTGTAGCAGACTCAGGAACTGCCATTGGGATCACCCGTTTTCTGGTCAATGAGCTTGGATATCTGCCTGATGTCGTCCAGATAGCTGATGAACCACCAGAGGAAGTCAGGAAAGAGATTACAAAACATCTCACCGAAGGTCTTGAAACACCGGTGAAACCAGATGTGATATTTGAGACTGATTCCCATCTCGTGAGGCAGAATCTCAAGAATCGCCCCTTCCTGTTCCTGTATGCAAGTTCTCTTGAAGCACCGACTTCATTGCAGGAATTTGGAGCAATACCGATCACAGTCTCATTCCCTGCGATGAACAGGCTCATCTTAAACCGGACGTATGCCGGGTTTGATGGTGCTCTCACGCTCTTTGAAGAGACGGTCAGCACCTTTGTTGGCCCGCTATAAGGGAGGGTATATGCACGTGCAGTCATAAAAAAAGTGGAGATAGATATTCTGGCATCAGGGGAAGATCAGACATCAACCTTCCTCCCTAATCTCCAGATTGTAGTAAAGAATCAAAGCCGTTCTCACGTTACAAAAAATGGTGTGAAAAGATACACCACCTTTCGAGCCTCATATTAAACTACAATCTTACTTCCTCACGGGAAATATCTTTTTTCCGGACACCGGTGCTGATAGATCAGGCATGTTCATCAGCACCCCGGTTCCACAGGAATGAGCAAAGTCTGAAAATCTCCTATTATTAGTTTCGCATATTCATTGAAGATGTATTTCCGGTTTTGATTCCAACCGGTTATTTCATTGACTATTCAGGTTTATTTTGTTTTTTGGGATTCTATGTAGTTTAAATAAGAATCAGTTCTTTATTGTTACAAGTGAATAAGCTGAATCAAAAATGTACTGAGTTGAAATAATCCTTGATAATCAAACGAATTATTGATTTCAGCATGAAACCGAGATTTTTTTAAATAACTTTTTTATTTGAATATTTTAAACATTCTAAAGAAAAAAGGGTGTCAGGAGTAACAGGTAACAATTTCTTTTTCAAGAATATCAAGGCCTGTTTGCATCTCTTGTTTGGTAATCGTGAGAGCAGGAAAAATCCTGATGATATGACCATGTTTCAGATTTAAGATTAAACCATTATCCAGGCATCGCGTTACGATTTCCGCAGATTTTAAGTCGTCAGTTAGTTCAAGAGCAATCAACAGACCCTGACCTCTCACTTCAGTAATTGCTTTTGGGTACTTCTCTTTCCACCCATTCAAACGTTTGATAGTGTCAATTCCCAGATCACTGACGTGAGATTCGATATCCGAATCAATCAGATATCTGATAACTGCTTCAGAAACTGCACAGCCAAGAGGGTTTCCATTATACGTTCCTCCATGATCCCCTTTCTGGATACCATTAACAACTTCATCAGTAACTGCAAATGCAGAAAAGGGGAATCCTCCGGCGATTCCTTTTGCCATCGTGATAATATCAGGTTTTGCTCCTTTACTTATGGAATAAAAAAGCGGACCGGTCCGGAAAAACCCGGTTTGTATCTCATCAGCGATAAAAAGAACGCCATGTTCCCGGCATACTTCCGATAGTTCCAGAAGGTATGATTCTGAAGGGATATTTACACCACCTTCACCTTGGATAGGTTCCACGATGACCGCAGCCACATCCTGGTCGATGATCTCCTTAACCGCTGAAATATCATTAAACGGCACAAAGAAATATCCCGGCATAAGCGGATTGAATTTATTCCGGTGAACATCCTGTCCTGTAGCAGAAACGGTACTAATTGTCCGTCCGTGAAAACTCATTTCGGTTGATATAATATTTTTCTTTCCGGTAACCTTCCGGGCGAGTTTGATTGCTGCATCATTCGCTTCTGCTCCACTATTGGCAAAGAATATCCGGGTAAGGTGCTTTGGAAGAATCTCATGAAAGAGTTGGATTAATCGTGAACGTGCTGGTGAATATGTCGCTCCTGAATTTGGGTTTTGTATAATTTTTTTGCTTTGATTGCAGAGTGCTTCAGTGATTATCGGATTAGCATGACCAATACAGGTGACACCCCATCCCGAAGTAAAATCAAGATACTGTTTGCCATTTTCATCCCAGACATACACACCATCGCCTTTCTCAATAGAAAGGTGTGTTTTATCTGCAAATGGGATATAATACGAATCTTCTATAAGAAACGTGTTATTCGTTTCATTCATTACGTTGCCTCTTTAAAAGTAATCTTATTGCCGCGGTAATCGTTTATTATTTTATTTGTAATCCGTTAAATGTTGTCAGGAATAATTGAATTTCTATTTACGATAACTAAAACCCGAAATGCTCTTCTTTGATGACAAAAATGGTAGATGATACATCGCGTTTCATATCGGATACCCAATTTGATATCAGGAAATCCAGGTATATTCTGAATGAGATGCTGGTTTGCTCCCTGAAATAATAATTGCAGGGTGGATATAGATCCTCATCTGCTCATCCGGGGTTTCACCTTCCCGGGAAAAATGCCACCGGGAAAGAAACTCATCTATCGGTATTACTCCTCGTGTTCCGAGGAGAGCAGGATCCTCAAAGTAAACATTCCTGCAATCAACTCCGATCACGACCATGTAATGGCCGTCACCCCAGACCTCTTCCCATCGTTCAGGTCTGATCTTTACCCAGATGCCATCATTTTCATACCCATTCCATGCCTGTGCGATAATAATCACCGGAATTCGGGTTTCGATATACTTCTTCAGATCATCGATGGTTGTCTGCTCCTGAAGGGAAGCCTCAAGGCCGTATGAGATGGCGACTTGTACTATCTTTTCCGGTGCAGTTCCCTGGTCTTTGCTGGTTTCTAACTGATCCATCAATTCCCGTTCTTCTATGCAAACCCCCCAGTATCTGAGAACCGCTTGAAGTGACGACGCCCCACAGCTGTACCGGGTACTCTGAATAACCTCAGGCACAGAATTGAGAATTATGGTATCAGGTTCGGGAGTATCGGCACCCTCATATGCAGGGCAACATGGAAAATTAACAGGCATAGATCTCATCGGAGGGGAAATATGTCATAGAACCTTTTATAAGATTTTTCATAGTTACTACGTGACAGCGTAGTATCATCTATTTGACTCTCTCTTATCGATATATAGAACGGTTTGAAATGATCCAATCCATATACGTCGGGGAGTTTATCTATTTCAAAAATTATAAAACTGTGGTGAAGGCATGAACGCATTAAACCCATTTCACAAATCCAGAATTTTCTTTCCAGGTCTTATCTATCTTGGAGTATTCATTTTCTGTATCGGCTTGATCCAACCAGGATCAGCAGCCATTTTTTCTCAGAATGGAACAGAGATACCGGGAGCTCATCTCATAGAGACCATGAATAATGCTACCAATTTATCTCCAACTCCTTTCCCCATTCAGTTCTTTTATAATACCCACTACGGATCCTGTCAGGCAGTAATCCAGTACCCGGACAAATTTTCAACTAACCATACAGACATCCAGGTAGAGTATGATGATCTCTTTAAAGTACAGAAAATCCACCCAGTACAATGAATATAAACCCGGTTTAACAAGAAAGACATCCATTATCTGATTATTTTCATGGGAAATGTTGCGATCATGGATAGTGGGGATATTGAAACGTATACCGAACCCCTGACCCGCTGGTATCAGACCAATACGAAGAAAAATCCTCTCACGGGGTTGGTCTCATGGATAACATCCTTCACAAAAGAAGATCAGTAGTATTTAGGTAATCACTATAGCAGAAGAAAGGAAGAAAAAAGGGTTTTTTGCAGCGATTAAGAAATCATTTACGAAGTTAGGCGGGTGTTGTAAAGGAGATTCATCCTGTTGCTACACCCCTCCGACAGAGTCAGAATATCCCAAGAAAGATAAAAAAAACTGAAGAAGGAATCAATCCTCATTCATTTTTATCCTTCGTAATGGCACTTCCTCATCATCAATCATAGGGATATGCATGTGCTCGATTCCCCACTCACAGAGTGTATCGAGAAGAGGTATGAGGGTTTTTCCCAAGGGTGTGAGAGAGTATTCCACCTTTGGTGGAACCTGTTTGTACACTTTCCTTCTGATTATTCCATCCTCCTCCAGTTCACGTAAGTGTTTGGTGAGCGTCACATCGGTGATTCCAGGGATAGCCCGTTGAATCACACTGAATCGGAGAATTCGCTTTCGTAAATACCAGATGATCAGAGGTTTCCACTTCCCGCCGATCACATCAAGGGTTCCCTCAACCGGACAGAAATAACAGGATGGGTCTTTCATGGGAATCTATACTATGGTTTTGCATAGTATCTACAAAAATGAGTGGTATCCCCTATATGTTTGGCGTAAACCAAAATGTGTACATACGAATTGGGCATGATAAATAACACACAGAGACGAGAATTGTTCTGGATGTGACATGGATGAAACCTGTCTGGCTACTGACAAGAAACCAGAGAGTAAGTCGACGATATGGCGATCATTCCTCTCAATATTCTCTTATTGCCCCTATACAATGCTTGGAAAAAAGATCCTATGGTCTCTACAAGGAAAGAAAACACAATCTTCTGAATCTCTGAAAAACCGCGAAACATACCTGAAAAGTAAAAACACATTTGGACTTGGAATTATTCTTATAGGAGTATTCTGCCCGATATTCTGGATCTCGTTATTAACCGGAGCGGAGGGTGAAGAACTGATCAGAAGTGGTATTAACTCACTGCTTGTTGTCCTATTTGGAATTTTCTATATCGCATATCACCATCTTCAGATTCGAAAAAAAAACAAAAAGACACAGTTTAACGAAAAGGTTGAGAGTTGGGATCTATGATCTGCATCACCTATTCATTCAAAAAACAGGACTGATCCATGTACCAGACTAAAAAGCAGATATATAGCCTGATGAAGGTGGGGGGGATGTTTGCCTTTGTGGGGATTTTTTGCCCGTTCTTCTGGATGAGAATATTAGCCGGAGATTATGGATCAGAAACAGTAGTATACGGACTTCATTCAGCAGCTTTTATTGGAATTGGATTCGTTCTAATCGGTAAGAGTTGGTATGATCTAAAACATATAGATGAATGTACCTTAAATTGTTAATCTTGACTATTTTCTTCCAAAGGGTTCAGAAAGATTTCATTTCTGTGGAAAAAGGTGTGGCTATGATCCCTGACAATCAGGAGATG carries:
- a CDS encoding nitrogenase component 1; protein product: MSSAEAESASEDLSEGRAIEAPRFSCALGGALGTALGIYGTVPILHSGAGCGIGQLFGQLYAGGQNAGGPQGGTSTPCSSLVEHHVVFGGEEKLKDLIKASTELMEGDLYAVITGCVPSLIGDDVNAVVRPFKDENDIIYVKTSGFTGNSYEGYELFFEAVINDILKPAEKIQLKTVNIFGIVPYQHVFWKGDAKTIKDLLARIGVTANVFLGEFDGTNQLRNIPAAEYNIVLSTWNGHRVANLLKEKFDTPFLSFPSVPIGPKQTTEFLRTVGKALNVSEKIVKSVIESEERRVYRFIEYGGDAHMLVRPHPFFAVVADSGTAIGITRFLVNELGYLPDVVQIADEPPEEVRKEITKHLTEGLETPVKPDVIFETDSHLVRQNLKNRPFLFLYASSLEAPTSLQEFGAIPITVSFPAMNRLILNRTYAGFDGALTLFEETVSTFVGPL
- a CDS encoding aspartate aminotransferase family protein, producing MNETNNTFLIEDSYYIPFADKTHLSIEKGDGVYVWDENGKQYLDFTSGWGVTCIGHANPIITEALCNQSKKIIQNPNSGATYSPARSRLIQLFHEILPKHLTRIFFANSGAEANDAAIKLARKVTGKKNIISTEMSFHGRTISTVSATGQDVHRNKFNPLMPGYFFVPFNDISAVKEIIDQDVAAVIVEPIQGEGGVNIPSESYLLELSEVCREHGVLFIADEIQTGFFRTGPLFYSISKGAKPDIITMAKGIAGGFPFSAFAVTDEVVNGIQKGDHGGTYNGNPLGCAVSEAVIRYLIDSDIESHVSDLGIDTIKRLNGWKEKYPKAITEVRGQGLLIALELTDDLKSAEIVTRCLDNGLILNLKHGHIIRIFPALTITKQEMQTGLDILEKEIVTCYS
- a CDS encoding C39 family peptidase, which translates into the protein MPVNFPCCPAYEGADTPEPDTIILNSVPEVIQSTRYSCGASSLQAVLRYWGVCIEERELMDQLETSKDQGTAPEKIVQVAISYGLEASLQEQTTIDDLKKYIETRIPVIIIAQAWNGYENDGIWVKIRPERWEEVWGDGHYMVVIGVDCRNVYFEDPALLGTRGVIPIDEFLSRWHFSREGETPDEQMRIYIHPAIIISGSKPASHSEYTWIS
- a CDS encoding winged helix-turn-helix transcriptional regulator: MKDPSCYFCPVEGTLDVIGGKWKPLIIWYLRKRILRFSVIQRAIPGITDVTLTKHLRELEEDGIIRRKVYKQVPPKVEYSLTPLGKTLIPLLDTLCEWGIEHMHIPMIDDEEVPLRRIKMNED